In Candidatus Sulfotelmatobacter sp., a single window of DNA contains:
- a CDS encoding ABC transporter ATP-binding protein, translated as MPAPELALRHITRRFGPVLANDDVSLTLEPGEIHAIVGENGAGKTTLMRVLCGLLPPDSGSIEVDGRATRFHGPADALRCGLGMVHQHFLLVDRMTAAENVVLGREPGGAIGIFRHSAANRAVRELAERVRLPVRADAPVRSLSVGEQQRVEILKALYHGARVLVLDEPTAVLTPQEVDELFAVLRRLKADGATIVLITHKLAEVKALAERVTVMRSGRVVGSGAAAKFSIEALAELMVGRPVPPLRARAAREPGPPQLQVRDLVVLEDRGLEAVRSVNFEVRAGEIVGVAGVEGNGQQELVEALAGLRGVARGQIVAGGAPLRGAVREHAAAGIAHIPGDRLRRGLVAEMTLAENLALGRQNESPPARGPWLTPSALERAAAPLLEQFDVRPPLAHLLARQLSGGNQQKLVVARELTRGAAVLLAAHPTRGVDLGAVAAIHDKLLAQRDSGRAILLVSSELTEILALSDRILVMHAGRIVHETRPAETDERALGLYMAGKRDGAAA; from the coding sequence ATGCGAGTGCTGTGCGGTCTCCTGCCCCCCGATTCCGGCAGCATCGAGGTCGACGGCCGCGCCACACGCTTCCACGGTCCCGCGGACGCCCTGCGTTGCGGGCTCGGCATGGTGCACCAGCACTTCCTGCTGGTGGATCGCATGACGGCGGCCGAGAACGTGGTGCTCGGCCGCGAACCCGGTGGCGCCATCGGGATCTTTCGCCATTCGGCCGCGAACCGGGCGGTGCGCGAGCTCGCCGAACGCGTGCGCCTTCCGGTGCGCGCGGACGCACCGGTGCGATCGCTGTCGGTCGGTGAACAGCAGCGGGTCGAGATCCTCAAGGCGCTCTATCACGGCGCTCGAGTGCTGGTGCTCGACGAGCCGACCGCGGTGCTGACGCCGCAGGAAGTCGACGAGCTGTTCGCGGTGCTGCGGAGGCTCAAGGCCGATGGCGCCACGATCGTCCTCATCACCCACAAGCTCGCCGAGGTGAAGGCGCTGGCCGAGCGCGTCACGGTGATGCGGTCCGGCCGCGTCGTAGGCTCGGGCGCCGCCGCCAAGTTCAGCATCGAAGCACTGGCCGAGCTGATGGTCGGCCGCCCGGTGCCGCCGTTGCGCGCGCGCGCCGCACGCGAGCCCGGCCCGCCCCAACTCCAGGTGCGCGATCTGGTGGTGCTGGAGGATCGCGGGCTCGAGGCCGTTCGCAGCGTCAACTTCGAGGTGCGCGCGGGCGAGATCGTGGGCGTCGCCGGCGTCGAGGGCAACGGGCAGCAAGAGCTGGTCGAAGCGCTGGCGGGATTGCGCGGGGTGGCGCGCGGCCAGATCGTGGCAGGCGGCGCTCCGCTGCGTGGCGCGGTGCGCGAGCACGCCGCCGCCGGAATCGCCCATATCCCCGGCGATCGACTGCGCCGCGGGCTCGTCGCCGAGATGACGCTGGCCGAGAACCTGGCGCTCGGCCGCCAGAACGAGTCGCCGCCGGCGCGAGGACCCTGGCTCACGCCTTCGGCGCTCGAACGCGCCGCCGCGCCGCTGCTCGAGCAATTCGACGTGCGCCCGCCGCTCGCCCATCTGCTCGCGCGCCAGCTGTCGGGCGGCAATCAGCAGAAGCTGGTGGTGGCGCGCGAGCTGACGCGCGGCGCGGCCGTCCTGCTGGCCGCGCATCCCACGCGCGGCGTGGACCTCGGCGCGGTCGCAGCGATCCACGACAAGCTGCTCGCCCAGCGCGATTCGGGCCGCGCGATTCTGCTGGTGTCCTCGGAGCTCACCGAGATCCTCGCGCTCAGCGACCGCATTCTGGTGATGCACGCGGGCCGGATCGTCCACGAGACGCGCCCCGCCGAGACCGACGAGCGCGCGCTCGGTCTCTACATGGCGGGCAAACGCGACGGAGCCGCGGCGTGA